The proteins below come from a single Methyloprofundus sedimenti genomic window:
- a CDS encoding LAGLIDADG family homing endonuclease: MTAKLAADSGAITEIPLQDASVDIWDTKYRLKTKSGVAIDGSIDETYQRVAKALSSVEKGKVKQDKYYKEFLWALRQGVIPAGRIISNAGAYEHKPATSTINCTVSGSIVDSMDDILGKVHEAGLTLKAGCGIGYEFSTLRPKDAYVSGAGAYTSGPLSFMDIYDKMCFTVSSAGGRRGAQMATFDIGHPDVIEFIRAKREDGRLRQFNLSLLITAEFVEAVKADKSWPLSFPVMQREWEEDNLDEADDTLIIWRDLPHTEGYVENADGLVACKISKTLPARRLWDIIMSSTYDYAEPGFILIDKVNEMNNNWFCEDIRATNPCVTADTWVQTEHGARQVSSLLGQQINLLVDGKLHQSGAEGFFKTATKKVVKLMTKEGYNLRLTKDHQVRKVVSQSRYKQETQWCAASELVAGDRVLLNNHQASNAWQGAYTEKQGYLIGLLIGDGTLKEDKTVLSVWKSAQVANAGFDSINTGVNAIMDKVLVASQEFTTHSDFNGWSEIAGRNEYRLSFAGLKSFAEELGMSAGNKAITPAIETASSDFYKGFLQGFFDADGSVQGSHEKGVSVRLAQSDLSRLEAVQRMLLRLGIKSSIDRNRRPAGIKQLPDGKGGNADYQIKAQHELVISGANLVVFQELVNFTDINKALKLNSALCNYKRQLNRERFTATVEAIIPDGIEDVFDIQVPGINTFDANGLHAHNCGEQPLPPYGSCLLGSINLTRFVEQPFTDNASFNWDTYRKTIRVFTRMLDNVVEINGLPLEQQQEEIISKRRHGMGYLGLGSTATMLGMHYGDEASLAFTGEVTKVLAVEGWKEALALAKEKGTAPALEKMYKVTGSMLHKRPEMVTDGYKVGDEIAGKVLHAKYSRYMQKIAEVEPELVAALMEHGARFTHHSSIAPTGTISLSLANNASNGIEPSFAHHYSRNVIRAGKKSKEKVDVFSFELLAYRKLINSKAMPYSEKENEKLPEYFITADAVTPKQHVDVQAAAQVWIDSSISKTANVPTDYPYEDFKNIYMYAYDKGLKGCTTFRFNPEVFQGVLVKESDLENTTYQFTLEDGHVLELKGNEQIEYDGEMHSAANLFDALKEGYYGKF, translated from the coding sequence ATGACCGCCAAGTTAGCCGCTGATTCGGGTGCTATAACCGAAATTCCCCTACAGGATGCATCTGTCGATATATGGGATACCAAATATCGCTTAAAAACCAAATCAGGTGTCGCTATTGATGGCAGTATTGATGAAACCTATCAGCGTGTTGCCAAAGCCTTATCCAGTGTCGAAAAAGGCAAGGTCAAACAGGATAAATACTATAAAGAATTCTTATGGGCTTTACGCCAGGGCGTGATTCCAGCGGGTCGTATTATTTCTAATGCAGGCGCATACGAGCATAAACCGGCAACCTCGACAATTAACTGCACGGTTTCCGGCTCTATTGTTGATTCGATGGATGATATTTTAGGCAAAGTACATGAAGCAGGGCTTACTTTAAAAGCGGGCTGCGGCATTGGCTATGAATTTTCAACCCTTAGACCCAAAGATGCCTATGTCTCAGGCGCTGGAGCCTATACATCCGGGCCTTTATCCTTTATGGATATTTATGACAAAATGTGTTTTACCGTATCCTCTGCAGGTGGGCGCCGCGGAGCACAAATGGCTACATTTGATATTGGTCACCCTGATGTTATCGAATTTATCCGGGCCAAACGTGAAGATGGCCGTCTACGCCAGTTCAACTTATCGCTCTTGATCACCGCAGAATTTGTCGAAGCTGTAAAAGCGGATAAATCCTGGCCGCTTTCTTTTCCCGTTATGCAAAGAGAGTGGGAAGAAGATAATCTGGATGAAGCTGACGATACGCTGATTATCTGGCGTGATTTACCGCATACTGAAGGCTATGTAGAAAATGCAGATGGCCTGGTTGCCTGTAAAATTTCCAAAACTCTGCCAGCACGTCGCTTATGGGACATTATTATGTCTTCAACTTACGATTATGCTGAACCCGGTTTTATTCTTATTGATAAAGTCAATGAAATGAATAACAACTGGTTTTGTGAAGATATTCGGGCGACTAATCCTTGCGTAACAGCTGATACCTGGGTACAAACCGAGCATGGTGCGAGACAAGTTAGCTCACTATTAGGACAACAAATTAACCTCCTGGTCGATGGTAAACTACATCAATCAGGCGCAGAAGGTTTTTTTAAGACAGCAACTAAAAAAGTGGTCAAATTGATGACTAAGGAAGGTTATAACTTACGCCTAACTAAAGATCATCAAGTTCGTAAGGTTGTATCTCAAAGTCGTTATAAACAGGAAACACAGTGGTGTGCAGCAAGTGAATTAGTGGCAGGAGATAGGGTTTTATTAAATAATCATCAAGCCTCAAACGCCTGGCAAGGAGCATACACTGAAAAGCAAGGGTATTTAATTGGCTTATTGATCGGTGATGGCACTTTAAAAGAAGATAAAACTGTTTTATCTGTCTGGAAAAGCGCTCAGGTAGCCAATGCAGGTTTTGATAGCATAAATACCGGCGTAAATGCGATTATGGATAAAGTGCTTGTCGCAAGCCAGGAATTTACAACGCATAGTGATTTTAACGGATGGTCTGAAATTGCTGGCAGAAATGAGTATAGACTGAGCTTTGCAGGACTTAAATCTTTTGCCGAAGAACTCGGTATGTCTGCAGGAAATAAAGCAATTACCCCCGCGATTGAAACAGCATCAAGTGATTTTTACAAGGGATTTTTGCAAGGTTTTTTTGATGCGGATGGCAGTGTTCAAGGTTCTCATGAAAAGGGTGTTAGTGTTCGATTGGCCCAGTCAGATTTAAGCCGCCTAGAAGCTGTACAGCGTATGTTATTGCGCCTGGGAATTAAATCGAGTATTGATCGTAACCGTCGCCCTGCAGGGATAAAACAGTTACCTGATGGCAAAGGTGGAAATGCAGATTATCAAATAAAAGCACAGCATGAATTGGTGATAAGCGGAGCTAATTTAGTTGTATTTCAAGAGTTAGTGAATTTTACCGATATCAATAAAGCATTAAAACTTAACAGTGCACTTTGCAACTATAAGCGTCAATTAAACCGTGAGCGCTTTACTGCAACTGTTGAAGCTATTATTCCTGACGGAATTGAAGATGTTTTTGATATTCAGGTACCGGGTATTAATACTTTTGATGCCAATGGTTTACATGCACACAATTGCGGTGAGCAGCCTTTACCACCCTACGGCTCATGTCTTCTAGGTTCAATCAACCTGACTCGTTTTGTGGAACAGCCGTTTACTGATAATGCCTCTTTTAACTGGGATACTTATCGTAAAACCATCCGTGTTTTTACACGTATGCTGGATAACGTTGTCGAAATTAATGGCTTACCCTTAGAACAGCAACAGGAAGAGATTATTTCTAAACGTCGTCATGGTATGGGTTATCTTGGCTTGGGGTCTACTGCTACAATGTTAGGTATGCACTATGGCGATGAGGCTTCTTTGGCATTTACCGGCGAAGTGACTAAAGTATTGGCAGTTGAGGGCTGGAAAGAAGCGCTGGCATTAGCGAAAGAAAAAGGCACGGCTCCCGCGTTGGAAAAAATGTATAAAGTCACAGGTTCAATGTTACATAAGCGCCCGGAAATGGTGACCGACGGTTACAAAGTAGGCGATGAGATCGCTGGGAAAGTATTACATGCAAAATATAGTCGCTATATGCAGAAAATCGCAGAAGTAGAGCCTGAACTCGTTGCAGCGCTGATGGAACATGGAGCTCGTTTTACCCATCACAGCTCGATTGCACCAACAGGCACTATTTCTTTATCCTTGGCGAATAATGCCAGTAACGGTATTGAGCCAAGCTTTGCGCATCACTATTCACGCAATGTGATTCGTGCAGGTAAAAAGTCTAAAGAAAAAGTCGATGTTTTTTCGTTTGAATTACTTGCCTATCGTAAGCTGATTAATAGTAAGGCTATGCCGTACAGTGAAAAAGAAAACGAAAAATTGCCGGAATATTTTATTACTGCTGATGCCGTTACGCCTAAACAGCATGTTGATGTACAGGCAGCAGCACAAGTCTGGATCGACTCCTCGATTTCTAAAACGGCTAATGTACCCACCGATTATCCGTATGAAGATTTTAAAAATATCTACATGTATGCTTATGATAAAGGCTTAAAAGGCTGTACAACATTCCGGTTTAATCCAGAAGTTTTTCAAGGTGTATTAGTTAAAGAGTCGGATCTTGAAAATACCACTTATCAATTTACACTGGAAGATGGTCATGTCCTGGAGTTAAAAGGAAATGAGCAAATTGAATATGATGGCGAAATGCATAGTGCAGCTAATTTGTTTGATGCCTTGAAAGAAGGCTATTACGGAAAATTCTAA
- a CDS encoding type II toxin-antitoxin system Phd/YefM family antitoxin, with product MKTSTIAAAKNNLSHLINQLEFEEPIHLTRYGKPVAVVMSESQYQALVSPPKSLNLAILNWREQLDEESDVGLTESELNIIRKESSGRDFTWAE from the coding sequence ATGAAGACAAGCACTATCGCAGCCGCTAAAAATAACCTATCCCATTTGATTAATCAACTAGAGTTTGAAGAGCCTATCCATTTAACACGTTATGGTAAGCCTGTCGCAGTTGTGATGTCAGAGAGCCAGTATCAAGCATTGGTTTCACCTCCCAAAAGTTTAAATTTGGCAATTTTGAATTGGCGTGAACAGTTAGATGAAGAGTCTGATGTTGGTTTAACGGAGAGTGAGCTTAATATAATCCGTAAAGAGTCTAGTGGGCGTGACTTTACATGGGCCGAATGA
- a CDS encoding type II toxin-antitoxin system VapC family toxin — translation MTLHGPNEVSARYQYPFQNPRDKKLSDKVMQCFSKYDGQYVTAAIVWHELHYGCALLPDSKRKTQLQAYLLTLQYSGLIILPYEQAAAEWFAYHRAVLKEHGKTAAYADGEIAAIAAVNNLTLVTRNTDDFSAYNNLLLDNWFE, via the coding sequence GTGACTTTACATGGGCCGAATGAAGTATCTGCTAGATACCAATATCCTTTTCAGAACCCGCGAGACAAAAAATTAAGTGATAAGGTTATGCAGTGTTTTTCCAAGTATGATGGTCAATATGTAACGGCTGCTATTGTCTGGCATGAACTACATTACGGCTGTGCATTGTTACCAGACTCTAAACGAAAAACTCAGTTGCAAGCTTATTTATTAACATTACAATACTCTGGGTTAATCATTTTGCCTTATGAGCAAGCGGCAGCTGAATGGTTTGCCTACCATCGAGCTGTTTTAAAAGAACACGGGAAAACAGCGGCGTATGCTGATGGGGAGATTGCAGCTATCGCGGCGGTTAATAATTTGACATTGGTTACGCGTAATACTGATGATTTTAGTGCCTATAATAATTTATTATTAGATAACTGGTTTGAGTAA
- a CDS encoding DNA phosphorothioation-associated putative methyltransferase: protein MDAVQFNQLIKSVKLGKLVGNARYLHSSAFHEMPSELKDFIILIADALKIPASDWNIIKLHTQQFRLSYLNYPQFYEDSYPALHNSVTVDLDNKTQKIANYTATENAPILHRKELFISPDDEHYAEFVSITEEGEAAGLYENNRIIGFKKSWERIIHQHGYELVDGRLFRLSAMISAATPDNKIDRHKTAIQRQSLSTPMKVLAKHSYLNGEYTVFDYGCGLGDDLKELEAHGIDAAGWDPTHRPEVDRFPCDLVNIGFVINVIEDREERIEAIHLAFELAQKLLVVSAMIAGEAHIQKFTPYKDGVITSLNTFQKYYSQSELQGFIENTLDENAIAVGPGIFFVFKDKLEEQLFLADRQKRHHNWKQITTRPTSSKEKFELVYVEHEALFKDFWNTCLILGRIPANDEFSDTDKIKELVGSHHKTFTLLDSLFEENDFAQAEQYRKEDLLVYFALSQFDKRKPYTQLPDQLQRDVKAFFGNYNNAIEIARELLFSVANTELITETSLAAQQLLPASTLLANHSLTFHKDFIDLLPAALRVYVGCGVQLYGELDDIQLVKIHFHSGKVSFMGYEDFNDSPLPLLKERIKVKLTQQAVDYFDYVDEYAQQPLYFKSHYLTEDYPNYKKQVSFDKKIALFLPANNRYGIRLDALKMILDNNQMEIKGFRFYAKKQTA, encoded by the coding sequence ATGGACGCAGTACAATTCAATCAACTGATTAAATCGGTTAAGCTCGGTAAATTAGTCGGCAATGCCCGCTACTTGCATAGCAGTGCGTTTCATGAAATGCCGTCAGAATTAAAAGACTTTATTATCCTGATTGCTGATGCACTGAAAATCCCTGCAAGCGATTGGAATATTATCAAACTTCACACTCAACAATTTCGTCTTTCTTATCTGAATTATCCTCAGTTTTATGAAGACTCTTATCCTGCCTTGCACAATAGCGTTACCGTTGATTTAGACAATAAAACCCAGAAAATCGCAAATTACACGGCAACTGAAAATGCGCCCATATTACATCGTAAAGAATTGTTTATCAGCCCTGATGATGAACATTATGCAGAATTCGTCAGTATTACTGAAGAAGGCGAAGCCGCTGGACTCTATGAAAACAACCGTATCATAGGCTTTAAAAAATCCTGGGAACGCATTATTCATCAACATGGTTATGAATTAGTGGATGGGCGCTTATTTCGATTAAGCGCCATGATAAGTGCAGCAACACCAGACAACAAGATTGACCGTCATAAAACAGCCATACAGCGCCAATCATTGTCCACCCCGATGAAAGTTTTAGCAAAACACAGCTACTTAAACGGAGAATATACCGTCTTTGATTATGGCTGCGGTTTAGGTGATGATTTAAAAGAACTCGAAGCACACGGTATTGATGCAGCTGGCTGGGACCCCACCCACCGCCCTGAAGTAGATCGCTTTCCTTGTGATTTAGTCAATATAGGTTTTGTTATTAATGTTATTGAAGATCGTGAAGAACGTATCGAAGCCATTCATCTTGCTTTTGAGCTCGCGCAAAAACTATTAGTGGTTTCAGCGATGATTGCCGGCGAAGCGCATATCCAGAAATTTACACCGTATAAAGATGGAGTGATTACCTCACTCAATACTTTCCAGAAATATTATTCGCAATCTGAATTACAAGGTTTTATTGAAAATACCCTCGATGAAAATGCCATTGCGGTTGGCCCTGGTATTTTCTTTGTCTTTAAAGACAAATTAGAAGAGCAGTTATTTTTAGCAGACAGGCAGAAACGTCATCACAACTGGAAACAAATCACCACTCGACCGACCAGCAGTAAAGAAAAGTTTGAGTTGGTATATGTTGAGCACGAAGCACTCTTTAAAGACTTTTGGAATACCTGTCTAATTTTAGGGCGCATCCCAGCCAATGATGAATTTTCTGATACAGATAAAATCAAAGAACTCGTTGGCTCGCACCATAAAACCTTTACCCTGCTCGATAGCCTGTTTGAAGAAAATGATTTTGCACAAGCAGAACAGTATCGTAAAGAAGATTTATTGGTTTATTTTGCCTTATCTCAATTTGATAAACGTAAACCGTACACGCAATTGCCGGATCAATTACAACGTGATGTCAAAGCCTTTTTCGGCAATTACAATAACGCCATTGAAATCGCTCGTGAATTATTATTTTCTGTTGCAAATACTGAACTGATCACAGAGACAAGCTTAGCCGCACAACAACTATTACCAGCTAGCACTTTACTCGCCAATCATTCGCTGACCTTTCATAAAGACTTTATTGACCTTTTACCGGCTGCCTTACGTGTTTATGTCGGCTGTGGCGTTCAGCTTTATGGTGAACTGGATGACATCCAATTAGTAAAAATTCACTTCCATTCAGGTAAGGTATCCTTTATGGGTTATGAAGATTTTAATGACTCACCACTACCTTTATTAAAAGAGCGCATTAAAGTCAAATTAACGCAACAAGCCGTTGACTACTTTGATTATGTTGATGAATATGCACAGCAACCCCTATATTTTAAATCGCACTATCTCACTGAAGATTACCCTAACTACAAAAAACAAGTCAGCTTCGATAAAAAAATCGCTCTGTTTTTACCGGCAAATAATCGTTATGGTATCAGGCTCGATGCTTTAAAAATGATACTGGATAATAATCAAATGGAAATTAAAGGCTTTCGCTTTTATGCAAAAAAACAAACAGCCTAA
- a CDS encoding YebC/PmpR family DNA-binding transcriptional regulator — translation MGRAYQNRKESMAKTSDNKAKVYSKYGREIYVCAKAGGVDTDGNLALRGLIERAKKNQVPSHVIEKAIDKAKGGGGEDFAQARYEGFGPGNSMVIIDCLTDNPNRTFGDVRQCFTKTKCKIGTQGVASHMFDHSAIFAFKHDDEEALLEALLMADVDVADIENDDGTMTIFAPQAEYFKAKQALIDTLGEIDFEVDEIQFLPQNTKPISGEDLEMFEKFLAMLNDLDDVQNIYHDVEL, via the coding sequence ATGGGTAGAGCCTATCAAAACCGCAAAGAATCTATGGCAAAAACGTCTGATAACAAGGCTAAAGTCTATAGTAAATATGGCCGTGAAATTTATGTCTGTGCTAAAGCGGGTGGGGTTGATACCGATGGTAATCTAGCCTTACGCGGCTTGATTGAGCGCGCGAAAAAAAACCAGGTACCAAGCCATGTTATTGAAAAAGCCATCGATAAAGCCAAAGGCGGCGGCGGTGAAGACTTCGCACAAGCTCGTTATGAAGGCTTTGGCCCAGGTAACAGCATGGTCATTATCGACTGCCTGACTGACAATCCAAACCGGACTTTTGGCGATGTGCGTCAGTGCTTTACTAAAACAAAATGTAAAATTGGCACACAAGGCGTCGCTAGCCATATGTTTGACCACTCGGCTATTTTTGCCTTTAAGCATGATGATGAAGAGGCGCTTCTTGAGGCATTACTGATGGCTGATGTAGATGTCGCTGATATTGAAAACGATGATGGCACGATGACTATCTTTGCGCCGCAAGCTGAATATTTCAAAGCCAAACAAGCGCTAATCGATACGCTGGGAGAAATTGATTTTGAGGTGGATGAAATTCAATTTTTACCGCAAAACACGAAACCTATTAGTGGCGAAGATTTAGAGATGTTTGAAAAATTTTTAGCTATGCTGAATGATCTTGATGATGTACAAAATATTTATCATGATGTTGAGCTTTAA
- a CDS encoding YqiA/YcfP family alpha/beta fold hydrolase produces MMKKAIIYLHGFNSASLDLDGNLLTGKEKLLLMQEFCAQKDILFYTPNVDYRDFEGIVEDMLLQWNQFLDQSYDVVFMGSSMGGFASEYLAMKTGCKASMINPAITPSELLAQFMGVTENFETGQPYSWNQSHCEQYREYETELESSNQNLDRTILLDMADELIDAKNTLLKYQEKAKIVSYDGGSHSFEHMREALPVIEGILFN; encoded by the coding sequence ATGATGAAAAAAGCAATTATTTACCTGCACGGATTCAATTCCGCCTCATTGGATCTGGATGGCAACTTGCTGACTGGCAAGGAAAAGCTTCTGCTTATGCAGGAATTTTGTGCGCAAAAAGATATTCTGTTTTATACACCTAATGTTGATTACCGGGATTTTGAAGGCATCGTTGAGGATATGCTGCTGCAGTGGAATCAATTTTTGGATCAATCTTATGATGTTGTGTTTATGGGCTCATCAATGGGCGGATTTGCCAGTGAATATCTGGCTATGAAGACAGGCTGTAAAGCCAGTATGATTAATCCCGCTATCACACCAAGTGAATTGTTAGCGCAATTTATGGGTGTGACAGAAAATTTTGAGACCGGGCAGCCATATAGCTGGAATCAGAGTCACTGTGAACAATATAGAGAGTATGAGACTGAACTGGAAAGCAGTAATCAAAATCTGGACAGAACAATTTTACTGGATATGGCCGATGAGTTGATAGATGCTAAAAATACGCTATTGAAATATCAGGAAAAAGCAAAGATTGTCAGCTATGACGGTGGTTCACATAGTTTTGAGCATATGAGAGAGGCATTGCCAGTCATTGAAGGAATTCTATTTAACTGA